The sequence GATCACGGCCAGCGCGACCGCGAGGACGATGGGCAGGATCAGGCTGTTCATGACCGTTTCCCCAGCAGACCTTCCGGCCGCACGAACATCATGGCGATGAAAAAGACGAAGGCGAAGACATAGCCCCACTCCAGATCGAAGTGATAGCCGCCGAGCGAGATCAGTTCGGAGAAGATGAAGGCGGCGATGAACCCGCCCAGCATGTTCCCCAACCCGCCGAGGACGCAGATCATGAAGGTGATCGGGCCGAAGCTGAGCCCGACGAACGGGTGAATGTCGTACTGCAACACCAGCAGACACGCCGCCAGGCCGGCCAGGCCGCCGCCGATCACGCTGGTGATGACATAGAGCTTGCTCTGCTGCGCCCCCATCAATGTCATGATTTCCCGGTCCTGGCTGATCGCGCGGATCGCCGTGCCGAGGAAGGTGCGGCTCAGAAACATGTAGAGCAACACGACGCAGACCGCCGCCACCACGAACGCCGCCAGCCGCGAACCGGAGATGTAAATGTCCTCGGTCAGGGCGAACGAGCCCAGCGAGACGCCGACATTCTTGAACTCAACGCCA comes from Alphaproteobacteria bacterium and encodes:
- a CDS encoding branched-chain amino acid ABC transporter permease, whose protein sequence is MINGLLLGGVLALLSIGLNLIFGVIDVVWICYAEIVMLGMYAIYYAHNMLGLPLFIAMPVGILVTALVGYLVHRLVIEHLLDSAPINQLLATGGLLFFFQSAATIAFGVEFKNVGVSLGSFALTEDIYISGSRLAAFVVAAVCVVLLYMFLSRTFLGTAIRAISQDREIMTLMGAQQSKLYVITSVIGGGLAGLAACLLVLQYDIHPFVGLSFGPITFMICVLGGLGNMLGGFIAAFIFSELISLGGYHFDLEWGYVFAFVFFIAMMFVRPEGLLGKRS